One Bacteriovorax sp. PP10 DNA segment encodes these proteins:
- a CDS encoding alpha/beta hydrolase encodes MSTGLHAKVSEHVFKMNTSQECYIRTIIQSPEGMKTKADMLFFIGFGDRADNHDPLFKLMNEQGIRVISFDYPTHGESRCSHLDYETFTSLSDMAQEIEEKTREDVNRPLFVSGWSTGGLLAVRMMQNNYLAERFVQGLVLITPGISVYTFVGGDGIIREKTLLQNPTPPHMGPPSPVSPFLTPVFAVNLKFNSSLARGSHLPNFIPTLVLVAGEKLDKYVKTPVLKEWIKKERITKNNLTAFQCENSMHEMDNEIGTIGPTVRNLIKDFVNNQQDKIRPYDTAACKSL; translated from the coding sequence ATGAGCACGGGCCTTCACGCTAAGGTTTCTGAACATGTATTCAAAATGAACACTTCGCAAGAGTGCTACATAAGAACTATCATCCAGTCGCCAGAAGGAATGAAAACAAAGGCCGACATGCTTTTTTTCATCGGCTTCGGTGATCGTGCTGATAACCACGACCCACTTTTTAAATTAATGAATGAGCAAGGAATTCGAGTGATCAGTTTTGATTACCCGACTCACGGTGAAAGCCGCTGTTCACATCTTGACTACGAAACTTTTACATCTCTATCTGATATGGCCCAGGAGATTGAAGAAAAAACTAGAGAAGACGTCAACCGTCCGCTCTTTGTTTCTGGATGGTCAACAGGCGGCCTACTTGCCGTGCGAATGATGCAAAATAATTATCTGGCAGAAAGATTCGTTCAAGGATTAGTTTTAATTACACCAGGTATTTCGGTTTACACTTTCGTTGGTGGTGATGGGATCATCCGCGAAAAAACTCTTTTACAGAATCCTACGCCACCACACATGGGGCCACCAAGCCCGGTGAGTCCTTTTTTAACTCCGGTATTTGCCGTGAACTTAAAATTTAATTCGAGCCTTGCTAGAGGAAGTCACTTGCCCAACTTTATCCCTACACTTGTCTTAGTCGCAGGCGAAAAACTCGACAAGTATGTCAAAACTCCCGTTCTAAAAGAATGGATAAAAAAAGAAAGAATAACTAAAAATAATCTCACTGCCTTTCAATGTGAAAATTCAATGCATGAAATGGACAATGAGATTGGAACCATTGGCCCGACAGTGAGAAACCTGATCAAAGATTTTGTAAACAACCAACAAGACAAGATCAGGCCTTACGATACGGCCGCTTGTAAAAGTTTATAA
- a CDS encoding TCR/Tet family MFS transporter, whose translation MKNSQAKMTFIFVTILLDAIGIGLVIPILPEVIRRFGTDETFVSSYYGYFISIYAFMLFIASPFLGSLSDRFGRRPVLLMSLCGGGLDYLLMAFAPSLTILFIGRIISGLTGASMTVAASYIADISTDENRTANFGMIGAAFGIGFVIGPALGGLVGSFGHNWPFIIAAGLSLTNFAFGLFVLPESLPASKRKLKIDRSKLNPIKSVITALFHSPAAVLVWAFFLVNLAGQSHPSIWALYTNYKFGWSTLEIGISLTIVGLAFGTGQGVTTRIVVPKIGELKSVIYGSVLMIFNYLLYALVTKSWMIYGATSLLLFTNIVMPSLQSMISKGTPSEEQGELQGTLFSIASLTSIIGPLLYTGLFSYFTKPNHYALPGAPYVAASFISFLCLMLVFMNRRKIIAR comes from the coding sequence ATGAAAAACTCTCAGGCAAAAATGACATTTATCTTTGTTACTATTTTATTAGATGCTATCGGAATAGGTCTTGTTATTCCTATATTACCGGAAGTCATCAGACGTTTTGGAACCGACGAAACATTCGTCAGTTCTTATTATGGGTACTTTATTTCAATCTATGCCTTCATGCTATTTATCGCCTCTCCATTTTTAGGTTCACTCTCAGATCGTTTTGGAAGAAGACCGGTTCTCTTAATGTCACTATGTGGGGGCGGACTCGATTACCTTTTAATGGCCTTTGCTCCAAGCCTGACAATTTTATTTATTGGAAGGATTATTTCCGGACTAACCGGTGCAAGCATGACAGTTGCTGCTTCTTATATCGCAGATATTTCTACCGATGAAAACCGTACAGCAAACTTCGGAATGATCGGTGCTGCTTTTGGTATTGGTTTTGTCATTGGCCCAGCACTTGGCGGACTAGTGGGATCGTTCGGTCACAACTGGCCTTTCATCATTGCTGCCGGATTATCTCTGACTAACTTTGCTTTTGGTTTATTCGTTTTACCTGAATCACTTCCGGCATCAAAACGTAAATTAAAAATTGACCGCTCAAAATTAAATCCTATCAAGTCAGTGATCACTGCTCTTTTTCACTCGCCTGCTGCTGTTTTAGTATGGGCCTTTTTTCTAGTGAACCTTGCAGGGCAATCCCATCCAAGTATCTGGGCGCTTTATACCAACTATAAATTTGGGTGGAGTACTTTAGAAATCGGAATTTCTCTGACGATTGTAGGTCTAGCGTTTGGAACCGGACAAGGTGTAACAACAAGAATTGTCGTTCCAAAAATTGGTGAATTAAAATCTGTTATCTACGGATCTGTTCTGATGATTTTTAACTATCTACTTTATGCTCTGGTAACAAAATCATGGATGATTTATGGGGCGACATCGCTTTTATTATTCACCAACATCGTCATGCCTTCATTACAGTCGATGATTTCAAAAGGCACACCTTCTGAAGAACAAGGCGAATTGCAAGGAACTTTGTTTTCTATCGCCAGCTTAACTTCAATTATCGGGCCACTTTTATACACTGGTTTGTTTTCCTACTTCACAAAACCAAATCACTACGCACTTCCAGGTGCCCCGTATGTTGCGGCTTCATTCATCTCTTTTTTATGTCTTATGTTAGTCTTTATGAATCGCCGTAAGATTATTGCAAGGTAA
- a CDS encoding PAS domain-containing protein, whose protein sequence is MPQFGAEYFKLSPEMLCVINLRGEFHDLNPSWEKTLGWPIHELRFTSFFTLVHPDDLDIFIAEFSKLTKFDGYVTSGFECRFRHKETGYRWLQWSASPIKEENQIFCIVRDITISKRESLILMETQEVSRVGSWEIDLATNELFWSKMTHQIHETDYETYQPMLDDGLKFFSEDTHKKMEKFVEKLLQFGESYDLELPFITAKGKKSWVRCVARAAMRDGVVLRVFGTIEDVSQRLREKSRYETIIESGNYGTWDWDLDSNTVVFNDRFCSMIGLDVNAVKHELATWDFYTHPADKIQTYIDIQEHLDGKTPYYRNVHRMKHVDGHWVWILDQGRVVEYREGKPVRFSGTHTDITYLKELEEERVRLNDRFKLVLEATKFGVWDWEITTNKLVWDDQMFEIFGVKRTEFSNNYHDWINSIIPEDLEKATSALQASVENESIDFDTDFRIRHVDGGIRYIGAKGYVQRDSGGKPIRVTGINWDITNKVEQDKLFATIINNIPIMMIFFKRAGKIEWVNPQCSENLGWTLDDLETLTDLSTKCFATPEEQESAYRFLSESRAGWHEFDIVKKNGGVAHTVWTNVKLGNGNIISIGQDIGEKRRQDELIKDQQARMISSAKLSSLGEMASGIAHEINNPLAIIKGKAYHILKKLESGEVNVEFLSKEISKIEQNSLRIVKIIKGLRTFSRHGEGDPFQVVTFKSLLDDVLELCYERFKYQGVLLKTSGDLDAELLCQETQLAQVLLNLINNAYDAVSNFTEPWVEVKVQKSEEIVRISVTDSGHGISAEIAEKIMQPFFTTKEVGVGTGLGLSISKGIVEMHNGKFYLDQNCPNTSFIIELPVKK, encoded by the coding sequence ATGCCACAATTCGGCGCGGAATATTTTAAACTTTCCCCAGAAATGCTTTGCGTGATTAATCTACGCGGAGAGTTTCACGATCTTAATCCATCGTGGGAAAAAACTCTTGGCTGGCCGATTCACGAACTGCGCTTCACTTCTTTTTTTACTCTTGTTCATCCCGACGATTTAGATATTTTTATTGCAGAGTTTTCCAAACTTACTAAGTTTGATGGATATGTGACGAGTGGTTTTGAATGCCGCTTTCGTCATAAGGAAACCGGATACCGTTGGCTGCAGTGGAGTGCTTCTCCGATAAAAGAAGAAAATCAAATCTTCTGTATTGTAAGAGATATTACCATCTCTAAACGTGAGTCATTAATTCTGATGGAAACTCAGGAAGTCTCTCGCGTCGGTAGTTGGGAGATAGACCTCGCGACCAATGAGTTATTCTGGTCTAAGATGACTCATCAAATTCATGAAACAGATTATGAAACTTATCAACCAATGCTGGATGATGGGTTGAAATTTTTTTCAGAAGATACTCACAAAAAAATGGAAAAGTTTGTTGAGAAGCTTTTACAGTTTGGTGAAAGTTACGATCTGGAACTTCCTTTCATTACGGCCAAAGGAAAAAAGTCCTGGGTTCGTTGTGTGGCCAGAGCGGCCATGCGTGACGGAGTTGTTCTTCGTGTTTTTGGAACGATTGAAGACGTCAGTCAGAGATTGCGTGAGAAGAGTCGTTACGAAACAATTATTGAAAGTGGAAATTACGGAACATGGGATTGGGATCTTGATTCCAATACCGTAGTTTTTAATGATCGCTTTTGTTCGATGATAGGTCTTGATGTGAATGCAGTAAAACATGAACTGGCCACATGGGATTTTTACACTCACCCTGCAGATAAAATTCAAACATACATAGACATTCAAGAGCATCTTGATGGTAAAACTCCTTACTACAGAAACGTTCACAGAATGAAACATGTGGACGGGCATTGGGTTTGGATTTTAGATCAAGGACGTGTTGTTGAATACCGTGAAGGAAAACCAGTAAGGTTTTCCGGGACACACACTGACATCACTTATTTAAAAGAGCTTGAAGAAGAAAGAGTCAGGCTTAATGACCGCTTCAAATTAGTTTTAGAGGCCACTAAGTTTGGTGTATGGGATTGGGAAATCACAACGAATAAACTGGTTTGGGATGACCAGATGTTCGAAATTTTTGGAGTGAAGCGCACTGAGTTCTCCAATAATTATCATGACTGGATTAATTCTATTATTCCTGAAGATCTGGAGAAGGCCACCAGTGCACTTCAAGCTTCAGTGGAAAATGAGAGTATTGATTTTGATACAGACTTTAGGATCAGGCACGTTGATGGAGGCATCCGCTACATCGGGGCCAAAGGTTATGTTCAAAGAGACAGCGGTGGCAAACCAATTCGCGTGACAGGTATCAACTGGGATATTACGAATAAAGTTGAACAAGATAAACTTTTTGCGACCATCATTAATAACATTCCTATTATGATGATTTTTTTCAAGCGCGCTGGAAAAATTGAATGGGTGAACCCACAGTGTAGTGAAAATCTGGGGTGGACTCTGGATGACCTAGAGACTCTCACAGATCTTTCTACAAAATGTTTTGCGACACCAGAGGAACAAGAAAGTGCTTATCGATTTTTAAGTGAGTCTCGCGCTGGATGGCATGAATTTGATATTGTAAAAAAGAATGGTGGTGTCGCCCATACTGTCTGGACCAACGTAAAATTAGGTAATGGAAACATTATCAGTATCGGTCAGGATATCGGTGAGAAAAGAAGACAGGATGAACTGATTAAAGATCAGCAAGCGCGCATGATCAGCTCAGCCAAGCTTTCTTCATTAGGAGAAATGGCCAGCGGGATTGCCCACGAAATTAATAATCCACTGGCGATTATTAAAGGGAAGGCGTATCACATACTAAAAAAATTAGAGTCAGGCGAAGTGAATGTGGAATTCTTGAGTAAGGAAATTTCCAAGATTGAACAAAATAGCTTACGTATTGTAAAAATCATTAAAGGTCTTAGAACTTTCTCCAGACATGGTGAAGGGGATCCATTTCAGGTTGTGACATTTAAATCATTGCTCGATGATGTTCTGGAGCTTTGTTACGAACGTTTTAAATACCAGGGGGTGCTTTTAAAAACATCAGGTGATCTTGATGCAGAACTGCTTTGCCAGGAAACACAACTGGCCCAGGTCTTATTGAATTTAATCAACAATGCTTATGATGCTGTTTCAAATTTTACTGAACCATGGGTAGAAGTAAAAGTTCAAAAGAGTGAAGAGATAGTGAGAATTTCAGTGACGGATTCAGGGCATGGTATCAGCGCCGAGATTGCAGAAAAAATTATGCAGCCATTTTTTACAACTAAAGAAGTAGGAGTGGGAACAGGACTTGGTTTATCCATTTCTAAAGGGATTGTTGAAATGCATAATGGAAAATTTTATCTTGATCAAAATTGTCCCAATACCAGCTTCATTATCGAGCTTCCTGTCAAAAAGTAA
- a CDS encoding HNH endonuclease signature motif containing protein translates to MKKTLQISFVLSLLAAFSFEVSASASFPMGPQLSITPGKLCDRPNEYRYPEKIAYCERDVSYETKEALINEYDQKFGYAITSLPRADFKIDHFIPLCAGGSNDITNLWPQHKTVYAITDPLEPLVCAKMQAGRLKQADAVKLIVQGKTDLSRTKAVIQYVNSL, encoded by the coding sequence ATGAAAAAAACATTACAAATTTCTTTTGTTCTCTCATTATTAGCTGCTTTCTCTTTCGAGGTTAGCGCCAGTGCGTCCTTCCCAATGGGACCGCAATTGTCGATTACTCCGGGAAAACTTTGTGATCGTCCAAACGAGTACAGGTACCCAGAGAAGATCGCTTATTGTGAACGCGATGTAAGTTATGAAACCAAAGAAGCACTAATCAATGAATATGATCAAAAGTTTGGTTACGCCATTACAAGCCTACCAAGAGCAGATTTTAAAATTGATCACTTCATTCCACTTTGTGCTGGTGGATCTAACGACATCACAAATCTATGGCCTCAGCATAAAACAGTTTACGCGATCACTGATCCACTAGAGCCATTAGTTTGTGCGAAAATGCAGGCCGGCCGCTTAAAGCAGGCCGATGCTGTTAAGTTGATCGTTCAAGGTAAAACTGATTTATCTCGTACGAAAGCGGTTATCCAGTACGTAAACAGTCTATAA
- the gloA gene encoding lactoylglutathione lyase, which yields METTPGLCTNPDAVTQGYIFNHTMLRVRDPKVSLDFYSRVLGMKLLRKVDFNEWKFSLYFLAMQKEETIGSDEQKTKYTAGLSGVLELTHNHGTEENPETPYHNGNTEPRGFGHICFSVPDIVAACARFESLGVPFQKRLGEGGMKNIAFIKDPDNYWVEIIEA from the coding sequence ATGGAAACAACACCTGGTCTTTGCACCAATCCAGATGCCGTCACACAAGGCTATATTTTCAATCATACAATGCTTAGAGTAAGAGACCCGAAAGTTTCGCTTGATTTTTACTCGCGCGTACTGGGAATGAAGCTTTTAAGAAAAGTGGATTTTAATGAATGGAAATTTTCTCTTTATTTCCTGGCCATGCAAAAAGAAGAAACAATCGGGTCTGATGAACAAAAAACAAAATACACTGCAGGGCTTAGTGGTGTTTTAGAATTAACTCATAATCACGGGACAGAAGAAAATCCGGAGACACCTTACCACAACGGCAATACTGAGCCTCGTGGGTTTGGTCATATCTGTTTTAGTGTTCCTGATATTGTCGCTGCCTGCGCTCGTTTTGAGAGTCTAGGTGTGCCTTTTCAAAAACGTTTAGGGGAAGGTGGTATGAAGAATATTGCTTTCATTAAAGACCCGGACAATTACTGGGTAGAAATCATTGAAGCCTAA
- a CDS encoding YaiI/YqxD family protein: MKPKLRTPYKIWIDADACPKAVKEILYKTSARLKIELSLVANAYQAIPLSPLITLTIVGKQLDEADQYIVDYVLSGELVITADIPLAAKVVEKEAFALNPRGELYTEENIGEILSMRDFMKDLRDGGAITGGPSTFGPKDVEHFANALNKLFQ, from the coding sequence TTGAAGCCTAAATTACGAACTCCTTATAAAATCTGGATCGATGCCGACGCTTGTCCGAAGGCCGTGAAGGAAATTCTCTACAAGACTTCAGCTCGTCTGAAAATAGAGCTGAGTCTGGTGGCAAATGCTTATCAGGCCATTCCTCTTTCACCGTTAATTACTTTAACGATTGTGGGGAAGCAACTTGATGAGGCCGATCAGTATATTGTGGATTATGTTTTATCAGGGGAGCTGGTGATCACGGCCGATATTCCACTGGCCGCTAAAGTTGTTGAGAAAGAGGCCTTCGCACTTAATCCTCGTGGAGAGCTTTACACTGAAGAAAATATTGGTGAGATCTTATCCATGAGAGATTTTATGAAAGATCTTAGGGATGGCGGAGCGATTACCGGAGGGCCATCGACGTTTGGACCGAAGGATGTTGAGCACTTCGCGAACGCTCTTAATAAACTCTTTCAGTAG
- a CDS encoding alpha/beta hydrolase — MKIITLILLAMATMVHAENKLQTDLPLKYLVAEPKVVHSAVQSRPLVIFLHGYGSNEEDLFELKQEFSPDYTYLSVQAPMMLAPGSYQWYGLQPNEQSMAEATVKKHLKILEDFIKAATVKYHTEADKVLLVGFSQGGMMTYELALNNPKMVRGIASLSGKILPALKTQMKPGLNLSGLAVFIGHGTVDDRVPLREATEANALLEKTTIKPTFQTYPKMGHSINQQELNDIKKWMETTLSTKR; from the coding sequence ATGAAAATAATAACACTTATTCTCCTAGCGATGGCAACAATGGTACATGCAGAAAACAAACTTCAAACGGACCTTCCTTTAAAATATTTAGTAGCAGAACCTAAAGTGGTTCATAGTGCTGTTCAAAGCAGGCCGCTGGTTATTTTTCTTCACGGTTATGGAAGCAATGAAGAAGATTTATTTGAATTAAAGCAGGAGTTTTCTCCCGACTATACTTATTTATCTGTGCAAGCACCTATGATGCTCGCTCCAGGAAGTTATCAGTGGTACGGGCTTCAGCCTAACGAACAAAGTATGGCCGAAGCGACAGTTAAAAAACATTTAAAAATTTTAGAAGATTTTATTAAGGCCGCAACTGTGAAGTATCATACCGAAGCAGATAAAGTTCTTCTCGTGGGTTTTAGCCAGGGCGGAATGATGACTTATGAGTTAGCTCTTAATAATCCCAAAATGGTAAGAGGGATTGCTTCTCTTAGTGGAAAAATTCTTCCGGCGCTTAAAACACAAATGAAGCCAGGACTTAATCTATCGGGGCTCGCTGTATTTATCGGACATGGAACTGTAGATGACAGAGTTCCTCTTCGTGAGGCCACAGAAGCAAATGCACTTTTAGAAAAAACAACTATCAAACCAACATTTCAGACTTACCCCAAAATGGGGCATTCAATTAATCAGCAGGAATTGAATGATATTAAAAAGTGGATGGAAACAACACTTTCGACCAAACGTTAA